A section of the Halichoerus grypus chromosome 11, mHalGry1.hap1.1, whole genome shotgun sequence genome encodes:
- the C11H11orf87 gene encoding uncharacterized protein C11orf87 homolog, producing MSARAPKELRLALPPCLLNRTFASPNASGSGHSSARGPGAGGGGGGTCITQVGQQLFQSFSSTLVLIVLVTLIFCLIVLSLSTFHIHKRRMKKRKMQRAQEEYERDHCSSSRGGRGLPPAGGQAPTHAKETRLERQPRDFAFCAPSNASSSSSSPGRPRQGPCAPPPPPPAPSPQGAHETSSCLDTAGEGLLQTVVLS from the coding sequence ATGAGTGCCAGGGCGCCCAAGGAGCTGAGGCTGGCGCTGCCGCCGTGTCTCCTCAACCGGACCTTTGCTTCCCCCAACGCCAGCGGCAGCGGCCACTCGAGCGCCCGCGGCCCGGGtgcggggggcggcggcggcggcacgtGCATCACGCAGGTGGGACAGCAGCTCTTCCAGTCCTTCTCCTCCACGCTGGTGCTGATTGTCCTGGTCACCCTTATCTTCTGCCTCATCGTGCTGTCCCTCTCCACCTTCCACATCCACAAGCGCAGGATGAAGAAGCGGAAGATGCAGAGGGCTCAGGAGGAATACGAGCGGGATCACTGCAGCAGCAGCCGCGGCGGCAGGGGGCTGCCCCCGGCGGGCGGCCAGGCCCCGACCCACGCGAAAGAAACCCGGCTGGAGAGGCAGCCCCGGGACTTTGCCTTCTGCGCCCCCTCCAACGCCTCCTCTTCGTCTTCGTCCCCTGGCCGCCCGCGCCAGGGTCCCTGcgctcccccgcctcccccaccgGCCCCCAGTCCGCAGGGAGCACACGAAACCTCCTCCTGTTTGGACACAGCTGGCGAGGGCCTTTTGCAAACGGTGGTACTCTCCTGA